A portion of the Bacillus thuringiensis genome contains these proteins:
- a CDS encoding helix-turn-helix domain-containing protein has protein sequence MEAEKWGRRIRAFRKLKGYTQEGFAKELGVSVSVLGEVERGNRSPSQDFVVEVAKALNVSIDELMPK, from the coding sequence ATGGAAGCAGAAAAATGGGGAAGACGCATTCGTGCTTTTCGAAAGCTAAAAGGCTACACGCAAGAAGGTTTTGCTAAAGAATTAGGGGTATCTGTATCTGTTTTAGGTGAAGTTGAGAGAGGGAATCGATCGCCTTCTCAAGATTTTGTAGTAGAAGTTGCTAAGGCATTAAATGTTTCGATAGATGAATTAATGCCAAAGTGA
- the folK gene encoding 2-amino-4-hydroxy-6-hydroxymethyldihydropteridine diphosphokinase translates to MNNIAYIALGSNIGERYTYLTEAIQFLNKSPYIQVDDVSSVYETDPVGYTDQSCFLNLVIKISTNLSPQELLKVTQKVENDLGRKREIRWGPRTIDLDILLYNQENIEAENLIVPHPRMFERAFVIVPLLEINQNIKQNISRSQVEEMKRREGVTVWKQKNGEDAFVLFES, encoded by the coding sequence ATGAATAATATAGCGTACATTGCATTAGGGTCAAATATTGGAGAGCGTTATACGTATTTAACTGAAGCGATTCAGTTTTTAAATAAAAGTCCGTATATTCAAGTTGATGATGTTTCGTCAGTGTATGAAACTGATCCAGTTGGCTATACTGACCAAAGTTGTTTTTTAAATTTAGTTATAAAAATTTCTACCAATTTATCACCGCAAGAATTATTGAAAGTAACACAAAAAGTAGAAAATGACCTAGGAAGAAAAAGGGAAATTAGGTGGGGGCCAAGGACTATCGACCTTGACATTTTACTTTATAATCAAGAAAATATTGAAGCAGAGAATCTTATTGTTCCGCATCCGCGGATGTTTGAAAGAGCTTTTGTTATCGTTCCGTTGTTAGAGATTAACCAAAATATAAAACAAAACATTTCACGTTCACAAGTAGAAGAAATGAAAAGGCGAGAGGGAGTAACGGTATGGAAGCAGAAAAATGGGGAAGACGCATTCGTGCTTTTCGAAAGCTAA
- the lysS gene encoding lysine--tRNA ligase, which translates to MDNMNHEELNDQLLVRREKLHNLREQGIDPFGKRFERTNSTTDLVSLYGEFSKEELEEKGITVSIAGRIMTKRGKGKAGFAHIQDLHGQVQIYVRKDTVGDEEYELFTTADLGDLVGIEGKVFKTNVGELSVKATGFTLLTKSLRPLPDKYHGLKDVEQRYRQRYLDLITSMESRETFVTRSKIIREMRRYLDDNGYLEVETPMMHAIAGGASARPFTTHHNALDMELYMRIAIELHLKRLIVGGLEKVYEIGRVFRNEGVSTRHNPEFTMIELYEAYADYNDIMKLTENMVAHIAKKVLGTTTIQYGDYEINLEPEWTRLHMVDAIKQHSGADFWNPMSVEEARELAKEHNVEIKDTMEVGHIINEFFEQKVEDKLIQPTFIYGHPVEISPLAKKNDEDPRFTDRFELFIVAREHANAFTELNDPIDQKERFEAQLKEREQGNDEAHMMDDDYIEALEYGMPPTGGLGIGIDRLVMLLTNAPSIRDVLLFPAMRHKQD; encoded by the coding sequence ATGGATAACATGAACCACGAAGAATTAAACGACCAATTGCTTGTTCGTCGTGAAAAGCTACATAATTTACGTGAGCAAGGAATCGATCCGTTCGGTAAAAGATTTGAACGCACAAATTCAACAACCGACTTAGTAAGTCTATATGGAGAATTCTCTAAAGAAGAATTAGAAGAGAAAGGAATCACTGTTTCTATCGCTGGTCGTATTATGACAAAACGCGGTAAAGGAAAAGCTGGATTCGCGCACATTCAAGATTTACATGGACAAGTTCAAATTTACGTTCGCAAAGATACTGTTGGAGATGAAGAGTACGAGTTATTTACGACAGCAGATTTAGGTGACTTAGTAGGTATTGAAGGTAAAGTGTTCAAAACAAACGTTGGAGAACTTTCAGTAAAAGCAACAGGATTTACGCTTTTAACGAAATCTCTTCGTCCATTACCGGATAAATATCATGGATTAAAAGATGTTGAACAACGATACCGTCAACGTTACTTAGACTTAATTACAAGTATGGAAAGTCGTGAAACATTTGTTACTCGTAGTAAAATCATTCGTGAAATGAGAAGATATTTAGATGATAACGGTTATCTTGAAGTAGAAACGCCTATGATGCACGCGATTGCAGGTGGAGCGTCTGCTCGTCCTTTCACTACGCATCATAATGCGTTAGATATGGAATTATATATGCGTATCGCAATTGAACTTCATTTAAAACGTCTTATTGTGGGCGGATTAGAAAAAGTTTATGAGATCGGCCGTGTATTCCGTAATGAGGGTGTATCAACTCGTCATAACCCTGAGTTTACGATGATTGAATTATATGAAGCGTACGCTGATTATAATGATATTATGAAACTAACAGAAAACATGGTTGCTCATATTGCCAAAAAAGTATTGGGTACAACAACAATCCAATATGGTGATTATGAAATTAATCTAGAACCAGAATGGACACGTCTTCATATGGTAGATGCGATTAAGCAACACTCTGGAGCGGATTTCTGGAATCCAATGAGTGTAGAAGAAGCGCGTGAGCTTGCAAAAGAACATAATGTAGAAATTAAAGATACAATGGAAGTTGGTCATATTATAAATGAATTCTTCGAACAAAAAGTAGAAGATAAATTAATCCAACCAACATTTATTTACGGTCATCCGGTAGAAATTTCGCCACTTGCGAAAAAGAATGACGAAGATCCACGATTCACAGATCGTTTCGAATTATTTATCGTTGCACGTGAACATGCAAATGCATTCACTGAGTTAAATGATCCAATCGATCAAAAAGAACGTTTTGAAGCGCAATTAAAAGAGCGCGAACAAGGTAATGACGAAGCTCATATGATGGATGACGATTATATTGAAGCTCTTGAGTACGGTATGCCTCCTACGGGTGGGTTAGGAATTGGTATTGATCGTCTAGTTATGTTATTAACAAATGCACCATCTATTCGTGATGTATTATTATTCCCTGCTATGCGCCATAAACAAGACTAA
- the folB gene encoding dihydroneopterin aldolase, whose product MDKIYIHDMEFYGYHGVFPEENKLGQRFKVDLTVEIDLKRAGESDDLEHSVNYGELFELCRIVVEDRRYKLVESIAENIASDILKQYGSISRCTIKVIKPDPPIPGHYRAVAVEITRERP is encoded by the coding sequence TTGGATAAAATTTATATCCATGATATGGAGTTTTACGGTTATCATGGTGTATTCCCAGAGGAAAATAAATTAGGGCAGAGATTTAAAGTTGATTTAACGGTGGAAATAGATTTAAAACGCGCGGGAGAAAGTGATGACTTAGAGCATTCGGTCAATTATGGAGAGCTTTTTGAATTATGTAGAATAGTTGTCGAGGATAGAAGGTATAAGCTTGTAGAGAGTATCGCTGAAAATATTGCCTCAGACATATTAAAGCAATATGGAAGTATTTCACGGTGTACAATTAAGGTAATTAAACCGGATCCGCCGATACCGGGCCATTATCGCGCTGTAGCAGTAGAAATTACGAGAGAACGTCCATGA
- the cysK gene encoding cysteine synthase A, whose translation MRVAQSVSELIGKTPIVKLNRIVESDSADIYLKLEFMNPGSSVKDRIALAMIEDAEKKGLLKEGDTIIEPTSGNTGIGLAMVAAAKGYNAILVMPETMSIERRNLLRAYGAELVLTPGPEGMGGAIRKATELAKEHGYFIPQQFQNQSNPQIHRLTTGPEIVEQMGDQLDAFIAGIGTGGTITGAGEVLKEAYEGIKIYAVEPADSPVLSGGKPGPHKIQGIGAGFVPETLDVEVYDEIIQVKTEQAFEYARRVAKEEGILVGISSGAVIYAATEIAQKLGKGKKVLVIIPSNGERYLSTPLYQFES comes from the coding sequence ATGCGAGTGGCACAATCAGTTTCAGAATTAATCGGGAAAACGCCGATCGTTAAGTTGAACCGCATCGTAGAATCAGATAGCGCAGATATATACTTAAAACTAGAGTTTATGAATCCGGGGAGCAGCGTTAAAGATCGTATTGCACTAGCTATGATTGAAGATGCTGAAAAAAAGGGATTGTTAAAAGAGGGCGATACAATCATTGAGCCAACAAGTGGTAACACAGGAATTGGTTTAGCGATGGTAGCGGCTGCTAAAGGATATAATGCAATTTTAGTAATGCCAGAAACAATGAGTATTGAGCGTCGTAATTTATTGCGTGCTTACGGTGCTGAATTAGTATTGACTCCAGGTCCTGAAGGAATGGGTGGAGCAATTCGTAAAGCAACTGAATTAGCAAAAGAGCATGGTTACTTTATACCGCAACAGTTCCAAAATCAATCAAATCCACAAATTCATCGTTTAACAACAGGTCCAGAAATTGTTGAACAAATGGGTGATCAATTAGATGCGTTTATTGCAGGTATTGGTACAGGTGGAACGATTACTGGTGCTGGTGAAGTGCTGAAGGAAGCATATGAAGGTATTAAAATTTATGCAGTAGAACCTGCAGATTCGCCAGTATTATCTGGTGGGAAACCGGGTCCGCATAAAATCCAAGGAATTGGGGCGGGATTTGTTCCAGAGACATTGGATGTAGAAGTATATGATGAAATTATTCAAGTGAAAACAGAGCAAGCATTTGAATATGCGAGAAGAGTGGCTAAAGAGGAAGGTATTTTAGTTGGTATCTCTTCAGGCGCAGTTATTTATGCAGCAACAGAAATTGCGCAAAAGTTAGGTAAGGGGAAAAAGGTACTTGTTATTATCCCAAGTAACGGCGAACGTTATTTAAGTACACCACTTTATCAATTTGAATCATAA
- the folP gene encoding dihydropteroate synthase, translating into MNYEEEMCSLKWDYDLRCGEYTLNLNEKTLIMGILNVTPDSFSDGGSYNEVDAAVRHAKEMQGEGAHIIDIGGESTRPGFAKVSVEEEIKRVVPMIQAVSKEVKLPISIDTYKAEVAKQAIEAGAHIINDIWGAKAEPKIAEVAAHYDVPIILMHNRDNMNYRNLMADMIADLYDSVKIAKNAGVRDENIILDPGIGFAKTPEQNLEAMRNLEQLNVLGYPVLLGTSRKSFIGHVLDLPVEERLEGTGATVCLGIEKGCEFVRVHDVKEMARMAKMMDAMIGKGVK; encoded by the coding sequence ATGAATTACGAAGAGGAGATGTGTAGTTTGAAGTGGGATTATGATTTACGCTGCGGCGAATATACATTGAATTTAAATGAAAAGACATTAATTATGGGGATTTTAAATGTAACACCAGATTCGTTTTCTGATGGTGGGAGTTACAACGAGGTAGATGCTGCGGTACGTCACGCAAAAGAAATGCAAGGTGAAGGTGCTCATATTATTGATATTGGTGGCGAATCTACTCGCCCGGGTTTTGCTAAAGTATCAGTAGAAGAAGAAATAAAGCGAGTTGTCCCGATGATTCAAGCAGTTTCAAAAGAGGTGAAATTGCCTATATCTATCGATACATATAAAGCTGAAGTTGCAAAGCAAGCAATTGAGGCTGGTGCTCATATTATTAATGATATTTGGGGAGCGAAGGCGGAGCCGAAAATTGCTGAAGTCGCAGCCCATTATGATGTACCTATCATTTTAATGCATAACCGCGATAATATGAATTATCGTAATTTAATGGCCGATATGATTGCTGATTTGTATGACAGTGTTAAAATTGCTAAAAATGCTGGTGTGCGAGATGAGAATATTATTTTAGATCCAGGTATCGGTTTTGCTAAAACACCTGAGCAAAACTTAGAGGCGATGCGTAATTTAGAACAGTTAAATGTGCTAGGTTATCCGGTTCTCTTAGGTACTTCGAGAAAGTCCTTTATTGGGCACGTATTAGATTTGCCAGTAGAGGAACGTCTTGAGGGAACGGGAGCTACTGTTTGTCTTGGTATTGAAAAGGGCTGTGAGTTTGTTCGTGTCCATGATGTGAAAGAAATGGCGCGTATGGCTAAGATGATGGATGCAATGATTGGTAAGGGGGTAAAGTAA
- the hslO gene encoding redox-regulated molecular chaperone HslO has product MKDYLVKALAFDGEVRAYSVRTTNTVSEAQRRHDTWRTASAALGRSLTAGTMMGAMLKGDQKLTIKVEGNGPIGPILVDAHANGDVRGYVTNPHVDFEGTEQGKLRVYQAVGTEGFVTVIKDIGMREPFIGQSPIVSGELGEDFTYYFAVSEQTPSSVGVGVLVNGDDSVLAAGGFILQIMPGAQEETISFIEDRLQKIPPVSTLIEQGLSPEELLYAVLGEDKVKVLETMDVQFNCTCSRERIESVLISLGKTELEQIREEEEETEVHCHFCNERYKFSKEDITNLIENL; this is encoded by the coding sequence ATGAAAGATTATTTAGTAAAAGCGTTAGCGTTTGATGGAGAAGTACGTGCGTATAGTGTACGTACAACAAATACAGTAAGTGAGGCACAAAGACGTCATGATACATGGAGGACAGCTTCGGCGGCACTTGGTCGTTCTTTAACTGCAGGTACAATGATGGGTGCGATGTTAAAAGGTGATCAAAAGTTAACGATCAAGGTAGAAGGTAATGGACCGATTGGCCCTATCTTAGTGGATGCTCATGCAAATGGAGATGTACGTGGCTATGTAACGAATCCACATGTTGATTTTGAAGGAACGGAACAAGGGAAATTACGTGTATATCAAGCGGTAGGTACAGAAGGGTTTGTAACAGTAATTAAAGATATTGGTATGCGTGAGCCGTTTATCGGTCAATCTCCAATCGTTTCGGGAGAACTAGGGGAAGATTTCACGTATTATTTCGCAGTTTCTGAGCAGACGCCTTCTTCTGTTGGTGTGGGTGTCCTTGTAAATGGAGATGACAGCGTATTAGCGGCGGGTGGATTTATCCTTCAAATTATGCCGGGCGCACAGGAAGAAACAATTTCATTTATTGAAGATCGTTTGCAAAAAATCCCGCCTGTATCAACATTGATCGAACAAGGTCTTTCTCCAGAAGAGCTACTATACGCAGTCCTTGGAGAAGATAAAGTAAAAGTATTGGAAACAATGGATGTTCAATTTAATTGTACTTGCTCACGTGAACGTATCGAGAGTGTGTTAATTAGTTTAGGTAAAACAGAGTTAGAGCAAATTCGTGAAGAAGAAGAAGAGACAGAAGTTCATTGTCATTTCTGTAATGAACGATACAAGTTCTCTAAAGAAGATATTACAAATTTAATTGAGAATTTGTAA
- the pabC gene encoding aminodeoxychorismate lyase, which produces MLIYVNGQYVEASEARISPYDHGYLYGLGVFETFRIYNGHPFLLDDHYNRLIGALDTLQIKWTMTKDDVMLILKNLLAKNELEHAYVRFNVSAGVDEIGLQTEMYEEPSVIVFIKPLTAPEDVVEKEGVILKQVRNTPEGAFRLKSHHYLNNILGKREIGNVVSREGIFLTEAGYVAEGIVSNLFFVKGDVLYTPSLETGILNGITRAFIIKSAEELNIEVNEGFFTKDELLSADEVFVTNSIQEIVPLYRIEAQDFPGKVGVVTKSLMYLYGMQREKLWSRNELRRGDV; this is translated from the coding sequence ATGTTAATTTACGTAAATGGCCAGTATGTAGAAGCAAGTGAAGCGAGAATTTCTCCTTATGACCATGGCTATTTATATGGGCTGGGGGTTTTTGAGACATTTCGTATTTATAATGGTCATCCTTTTTTGTTAGATGATCATTATAACCGTTTAATAGGTGCGCTAGATACATTGCAAATTAAATGGACAATGACAAAAGATGACGTGATGCTTATTTTGAAGAATCTACTCGCTAAGAATGAATTGGAACATGCGTATGTACGTTTTAATGTATCGGCGGGTGTAGATGAAATAGGATTGCAAACGGAAATGTATGAAGAGCCTTCGGTTATTGTTTTTATAAAACCTTTAACAGCTCCAGAAGATGTAGTAGAAAAAGAAGGGGTTATTTTAAAACAAGTGCGAAATACACCAGAAGGAGCATTTCGTCTGAAGTCTCATCATTATTTAAATAATATTTTAGGGAAGCGTGAAATTGGAAATGTTGTGAGCAGGGAAGGTATTTTCCTTACTGAAGCAGGTTATGTTGCAGAGGGTATTGTTTCGAATCTCTTTTTTGTGAAAGGTGATGTTTTATATACACCTTCGTTAGAAACAGGAATTTTAAATGGTATCACTCGTGCGTTTATTATAAAAAGTGCTGAAGAATTGAATATAGAAGTAAATGAAGGTTTCTTTACAAAAGATGAATTACTTTCAGCAGATGAAGTCTTTGTAACAAACTCAATTCAAGAAATTGTTCCGCTTTATCGTATAGAAGCGCAGGATTTCCCGGGGAAAGTGGGAGTGGTTACAAAAAGTTTAATGTATCTTTATGGAATGCAGAGAGAGAAATTGTGGAGCAGAAATGAATTACGAAGAGGAGATGTGTAG
- the pabA gene encoding aminodeoxychorismate/anthranilate synthase component II produces MILMIDNYDSFTFNLVQFLGELGQELVVKRNDEVSIADIENMKPDFLMISPGPCSPNEAGISMEVIKYFAGEIPIFGVCLGHQSIAQVFGGEVVRAERLMHGKTSLMHHDGKTIFLDVPNPFTATRYHSLIVKKESLPDCLEVTSWAEEGEIMAIRHKTLPIEGVQFHPESIMTSHGKELLQNFIRKYSPSATLC; encoded by the coding sequence ATGATATTAATGATTGATAATTATGATTCCTTTACATTTAATTTAGTGCAGTTTCTTGGAGAACTTGGACAAGAGCTTGTTGTTAAGCGTAATGATGAAGTGAGTATTGCAGATATTGAGAATATGAAACCAGATTTTCTAATGATTTCGCCAGGTCCATGTAGTCCTAATGAAGCGGGGATTAGTATGGAAGTTATTAAATACTTTGCTGGGGAGATTCCGATTTTTGGAGTTTGTCTTGGGCATCAATCGATTGCGCAAGTATTTGGTGGAGAAGTTGTTCGTGCAGAGCGATTAATGCATGGAAAAACGTCGCTTATGCATCATGATGGGAAAACGATTTTCTTAGATGTTCCTAATCCATTTACTGCAACGCGTTATCATTCCCTGATTGTTAAGAAAGAGTCATTGCCAGATTGTTTAGAGGTAACATCTTGGGCAGAGGAAGGGGAAATTATGGCGATTCGTCATAAGACACTGCCGATAGAGGGTGTACAATTCCATCCGGAATCTATTATGACTTCTCATGGGAAAGAGTTGTTGCAGAATTTCATTCGTAAATACAGTCCAAGTGCGACATTATGTTAA
- the pabB gene encoding aminodeoxychorismate synthase component I, with protein sequence MQRRKSLALSIPYQLDFFKQYKFLSQGKSQHILLESGRGGRYNIVGLNPVAVIRGKDETLHISESGKETIKRGNPLDLMQEYMEQWKTDYNPEYPPFQGGAIGYFSYDCIRYIEKLPSLAEDDINIPDIFFLLFDDVFVYDQKEQVLWIITHYVDKYEEAKERLNEWKSLWATEAPEVTVPFESPEKKSEAVAFTEASFMKAVECIQEYIGAGDVFQVNLSTRQERTLQTHPLEIYTSLREINPSPYMGYLELGDFQIVSGSPELLIKKQGTEVSTRPIAGTRSRGADEQEDEELARELIENEKERAEHVMLVDLERNDLGRVCKYGTVEVDEFMVIEKYSHVMHIVSNVRGEVEEDKDAFDLVKAVFPGGTITGAPKIRTMEIIEELEPVRRGIYTGSIGWIGYSGDTELNIVIRTLLAKDGKAHVQAGAGIVIDSNPENEYKESLKKAIALWRAKERSEETVR encoded by the coding sequence ATGCAACGAAGAAAATCTTTAGCGCTTTCTATTCCATATCAGTTAGATTTCTTTAAGCAATATAAATTTCTTTCTCAGGGTAAATCACAACATATTTTGTTAGAAAGCGGCCGTGGCGGTCGTTATAACATTGTAGGGCTGAACCCGGTAGCGGTAATCCGAGGGAAGGATGAAACGTTACATATAAGTGAAAGTGGTAAGGAAACAATAAAACGAGGGAATCCATTAGATTTAATGCAAGAATATATGGAGCAATGGAAAACAGACTATAATCCAGAGTATCCGCCTTTTCAAGGTGGTGCAATTGGCTATTTCAGTTATGACTGTATCCGTTATATTGAAAAGCTGCCTTCTCTTGCGGAAGATGATATTAATATACCTGACATCTTCTTTTTATTATTTGACGACGTATTTGTCTATGATCAAAAAGAACAAGTGTTATGGATTATTACGCATTATGTAGATAAATATGAAGAGGCGAAAGAACGGTTAAATGAGTGGAAGAGTCTTTGGGCGACAGAAGCGCCTGAAGTGACCGTGCCTTTTGAAAGTCCTGAAAAGAAAAGTGAAGCAGTTGCTTTTACTGAAGCAAGCTTTATGAAGGCAGTTGAATGTATTCAAGAATATATTGGTGCTGGTGATGTGTTCCAAGTAAACTTGTCGACGAGACAAGAAAGAACGTTACAAACACACCCACTAGAAATTTATACAAGTCTTCGTGAAATTAATCCATCGCCATATATGGGTTACTTGGAGCTTGGAGATTTTCAAATTGTTAGTGGATCGCCAGAGTTGTTAATTAAGAAACAGGGAACCGAAGTAAGTACAAGACCAATTGCTGGAACAAGATCTAGAGGCGCGGATGAGCAAGAGGATGAAGAATTAGCAAGAGAATTAATTGAGAACGAAAAAGAAAGAGCAGAGCATGTAATGCTTGTAGATTTAGAACGAAATGATTTAGGGCGCGTTTGTAAATATGGCACTGTAGAAGTCGATGAATTTATGGTAATTGAAAAGTATTCACATGTTATGCATATCGTTTCCAATGTGCGTGGTGAGGTGGAAGAAGATAAGGATGCTTTCGATTTAGTGAAAGCTGTATTCCCTGGTGGAACAATTACTGGTGCCCCGAAAATCCGTACGATGGAAATAATTGAGGAATTAGAACCTGTCCGTAGAGGGATTTATACAGGTTCAATCGGTTGGATTGGTTATTCTGGGGATACAGAATTGAATATTGTAATTAGAACACTTCTTGCTAAAGATGGAAAAGCTCATGTACAAGCGGGAGCGGGAATTGTAATTGATTCAAATCCGGAAAATGAATATAAAGAGTCGTTAAAAAAGGCGATTGCTTTATGGCGTGCAAAAGAACGTAGCGAAGAAACGGTTAGGTGA
- the dusB gene encoding tRNA dihydrouridine synthase DusB, with translation MLKIANIEMKNPVVLAPMAGVCNSAFRLTVKEFGAGLVCAEMVSDKAILLNNKRTLDMLYIDEREKPLSLQIFGGEKETLVDAAKYVDKYTTADIIDINMGCPVPKIVKCDAGARWLLDPNKIYEMVAAVVDAVEKPVTVKMRIGWDEEHIFAIENARAVERAGGQAVAVHGRTRVQMYEGKADWDIIKQVKQAVNIPVIGNGDVETPQDAKRMIDEIGVDGVMIGRAALGDPWMIYRTVKYLETGELMPEPTVREKIDVCMLHLDRLIDLKNENVAVREMRKHAAWYLKGVRGNASVRNGINTCNTREDLANVLGAFVEEVEAKQQTIYVG, from the coding sequence TTGTTAAAGATTGCAAATATTGAGATGAAAAATCCGGTTGTATTAGCACCGATGGCGGGAGTGTGTAACTCTGCATTCCGTTTAACAGTGAAAGAATTTGGTGCAGGTTTAGTTTGTGCTGAAATGGTAAGTGATAAGGCAATATTGCTTAATAACAAAAGAACATTAGATATGTTATATATCGATGAGAGAGAAAAACCATTAAGTTTACAAATTTTCGGTGGAGAGAAAGAAACTCTTGTAGATGCTGCGAAATACGTAGATAAATATACGACAGCAGACATTATTGATATTAATATGGGTTGCCCAGTACCGAAAATTGTTAAATGTGATGCGGGGGCAAGGTGGCTTTTAGACCCAAATAAAATATATGAAATGGTAGCTGCGGTTGTAGATGCTGTTGAAAAGCCGGTTACGGTTAAAATGCGTATCGGTTGGGATGAAGAACATATTTTCGCAATAGAAAATGCTAGAGCTGTTGAGCGTGCTGGTGGACAAGCTGTGGCGGTTCACGGACGTACGCGAGTGCAAATGTATGAAGGAAAAGCGGATTGGGATATCATTAAACAAGTAAAGCAAGCTGTAAATATCCCAGTTATCGGAAATGGTGATGTCGAAACACCGCAAGATGCGAAGCGTATGATTGATGAGATTGGTGTAGATGGTGTTATGATTGGCCGTGCAGCTCTTGGGGATCCATGGATGATTTATCGAACGGTAAAGTATTTAGAGACAGGTGAATTAATGCCGGAACCAACAGTGCGTGAGAAAATTGATGTATGTATGTTACATCTAGATCGCCTTATCGATTTAAAGAACGAAAATGTTGCTGTAAGAGAGATGAGAAAGCATGCAGCTTGGTATTTAAAAGGTGTTCGTGGTAATGCAAGTGTGCGTAATGGCATCAATACTTGCAACACACGTGAAGACCTTGCGAATGTATTAGGTGCATTTGTAGAAGAAGTAGAGGCGAAACAACAAACAATTTACGTTGGTTAA